The following are encoded together in the Coffea arabica cultivar ET-39 chromosome 1c, Coffea Arabica ET-39 HiFi, whole genome shotgun sequence genome:
- the LOC113733134 gene encoding probable protein phosphatase 2C 51 isoform X1 has protein sequence MEVSKIALVRVLAVALSLCAVVRCCSAHHVSVACMMAYDEGGSPALFRSQECPLREWTPSNGVSQNHPTANCGFAAAILQGRRNYQEDRIACNPAMKIPFLGNDGQKNVSVGVAAVFDGHGGAEASEFASKKFLSYFYLNVLFNIYKQASPHKGNDEANQNKSSVESRSGTTSSLIDDTSLYDILNEALIRTFRDIDSEFTREALRNNYASGSTGTVALIVNGRLLVGFVGDSKALLCSNRSLASQGGEGTSMRTSYVQELTKDHHPDREDEKARIETAGGFVHTWGVPRVNGILAMTRAIGDLSLRRFGVIAEPEVIAWQTLTTDNSFLVIGSDGIFEGLTPANVCAILHNNACKPGTTESSGSSSCLAPSALANRIVNNAYENGSHDNISVIVIHLESAYHSQ, from the exons ATGGAAGTGTCTAAAATTGCATTGGTCAGGGTGTTGGCTGTTGCACTATCACTCTGTGCCGTTGTTAGGTGTTGTTCTGCCCACCACGTTTCAGTAGCCTGTATGATGGCTTATGATGAAGGTGGTTCACCTGCACTTTTTAGGTCACAAGAATGTCCTCTACGGGAGTGGACTCCTTCAAATGGAGTTTCTCAAAATCATCCTACAGCAAACTGTGGGTTTGCCGCAGCAATTCTTCAAGGTCGTCGAAACTATCAAGAAGACCGTATTGCTTGCAATCCTGCAATGAAGATTCCTTTCTTGG GTAATGATGGGCAGAAGAATGTTAGTGTTGGTGTAGCAGCAGTTTTTGATGGTCATGGAGGTGCTGAAGCTAGTGAATTTGCTTCCAAAaagtttttgagttatttttacCTAAATGTTTTGTTTAACATCTACAAGCAAGCATCCCCCCACAAGGGCAATGACGAAGCAAATCAAAACAAAAGTAGTGTTGAGAG CAGATCAGGTACAACATCATCTTTGATTGATGATACATCCTTATATGACATTTTAAATGAAGCTTTAATAAGGACATTCCGAGACATTGATTCAGAATTTACTCGG GAAGCTTTGAGGAATAATTATGCTTCAGGGTCTACGGGCACTGTTGCTCTGATAGTAAATGGTCgattgttagttggttttgttGGTGACTCAAAGGCTCTTTTGTGCTCAAACAGAAGTCTTGCTTCTCAGGGTGGCGAAG GCACTTCAATGAGGACTTCCTATGTTCAGGAATTGACAAAAGATCATCATCCAGATAGAGAAGATGAAAAAGCTCGAATAGAAACTGCTGGTGGTTTTGTCCACACCTGGGGTGTGCCTCGTGTTAATGGCATATTGGCTATGACCAGAGCTATTGGTGATCTGAGCTTGAGGAG ATTTGGAGTCATAGCCGAACCTGAAGTGATTGCATGGCAAACTCTAACCACTGATAACAGCTTTTTGGTGATAGGATCTGATGGTATATTTGAAGGGCTGACTCCTGCAAATGTTTGTGCTATTTTACATAATAATGCCTGTAAACCAGGGACTACAGAGTCCAGTGGCTCATCTTCCTGTTTGGCCCCATCAGCATTAGCTAATCGTATTGTTAACAATGCATATGAGAACGGCAGCCATGACAACATATCTGTTATCGTGATTCACCTGGAGTCAGCTTATCATTCTCAATAG
- the LOC113733134 gene encoding probable protein phosphatase 2C 51 isoform X2 codes for MEVSKIALVRVLAVALSLCAVVRCCSAHHVSVACMMAYDEGGSPALFRSQECPLREWTPSNGVSQNHPTANCGFAAAILQGRRNYQEDRIACNPAMKIPFLGNDGQKNVSVGVAAVFDGHGGAEASEFASKKFLSYFYLNVLFNIYKQASPHKGNDEANQNKSSVERSGTTSSLIDDTSLYDILNEALIRTFRDIDSEFTREALRNNYASGSTGTVALIVNGRLLVGFVGDSKALLCSNRSLASQGGEGTSMRTSYVQELTKDHHPDREDEKARIETAGGFVHTWGVPRVNGILAMTRAIGDLSLRRFGVIAEPEVIAWQTLTTDNSFLVIGSDGIFEGLTPANVCAILHNNACKPGTTESSGSSSCLAPSALANRIVNNAYENGSHDNISVIVIHLESAYHSQ; via the exons ATGGAAGTGTCTAAAATTGCATTGGTCAGGGTGTTGGCTGTTGCACTATCACTCTGTGCCGTTGTTAGGTGTTGTTCTGCCCACCACGTTTCAGTAGCCTGTATGATGGCTTATGATGAAGGTGGTTCACCTGCACTTTTTAGGTCACAAGAATGTCCTCTACGGGAGTGGACTCCTTCAAATGGAGTTTCTCAAAATCATCCTACAGCAAACTGTGGGTTTGCCGCAGCAATTCTTCAAGGTCGTCGAAACTATCAAGAAGACCGTATTGCTTGCAATCCTGCAATGAAGATTCCTTTCTTGG GTAATGATGGGCAGAAGAATGTTAGTGTTGGTGTAGCAGCAGTTTTTGATGGTCATGGAGGTGCTGAAGCTAGTGAATTTGCTTCCAAAaagtttttgagttatttttacCTAAATGTTTTGTTTAACATCTACAAGCAAGCATCCCCCCACAAGGGCAATGACGAAGCAAATCAAAACAAAAGTAGTGTTGAGAG ATCAGGTACAACATCATCTTTGATTGATGATACATCCTTATATGACATTTTAAATGAAGCTTTAATAAGGACATTCCGAGACATTGATTCAGAATTTACTCGG GAAGCTTTGAGGAATAATTATGCTTCAGGGTCTACGGGCACTGTTGCTCTGATAGTAAATGGTCgattgttagttggttttgttGGTGACTCAAAGGCTCTTTTGTGCTCAAACAGAAGTCTTGCTTCTCAGGGTGGCGAAG GCACTTCAATGAGGACTTCCTATGTTCAGGAATTGACAAAAGATCATCATCCAGATAGAGAAGATGAAAAAGCTCGAATAGAAACTGCTGGTGGTTTTGTCCACACCTGGGGTGTGCCTCGTGTTAATGGCATATTGGCTATGACCAGAGCTATTGGTGATCTGAGCTTGAGGAG ATTTGGAGTCATAGCCGAACCTGAAGTGATTGCATGGCAAACTCTAACCACTGATAACAGCTTTTTGGTGATAGGATCTGATGGTATATTTGAAGGGCTGACTCCTGCAAATGTTTGTGCTATTTTACATAATAATGCCTGTAAACCAGGGACTACAGAGTCCAGTGGCTCATCTTCCTGTTTGGCCCCATCAGCATTAGCTAATCGTATTGTTAACAATGCATATGAGAACGGCAGCCATGACAACATATCTGTTATCGTGATTCACCTGGAGTCAGCTTATCATTCTCAATAG
- the LOC113733134 gene encoding probable protein phosphatase 2C 51 isoform X3 — protein sequence MMAYDEGGSPALFRSQECPLREWTPSNGVSQNHPTANCGFAAAILQGRRNYQEDRIACNPAMKIPFLGNDGQKNVSVGVAAVFDGHGGAEASEFASKKFLSYFYLNVLFNIYKQASPHKGNDEANQNKSSVESRSGTTSSLIDDTSLYDILNEALIRTFRDIDSEFTREALRNNYASGSTGTVALIVNGRLLVGFVGDSKALLCSNRSLASQGGEGTSMRTSYVQELTKDHHPDREDEKARIETAGGFVHTWGVPRVNGILAMTRAIGDLSLRRFGVIAEPEVIAWQTLTTDNSFLVIGSDGIFEGLTPANVCAILHNNACKPGTTESSGSSSCLAPSALANRIVNNAYENGSHDNISVIVIHLESAYHSQ from the exons ATGATGGCTTATGATGAAGGTGGTTCACCTGCACTTTTTAGGTCACAAGAATGTCCTCTACGGGAGTGGACTCCTTCAAATGGAGTTTCTCAAAATCATCCTACAGCAAACTGTGGGTTTGCCGCAGCAATTCTTCAAGGTCGTCGAAACTATCAAGAAGACCGTATTGCTTGCAATCCTGCAATGAAGATTCCTTTCTTGG GTAATGATGGGCAGAAGAATGTTAGTGTTGGTGTAGCAGCAGTTTTTGATGGTCATGGAGGTGCTGAAGCTAGTGAATTTGCTTCCAAAaagtttttgagttatttttacCTAAATGTTTTGTTTAACATCTACAAGCAAGCATCCCCCCACAAGGGCAATGACGAAGCAAATCAAAACAAAAGTAGTGTTGAGAG CAGATCAGGTACAACATCATCTTTGATTGATGATACATCCTTATATGACATTTTAAATGAAGCTTTAATAAGGACATTCCGAGACATTGATTCAGAATTTACTCGG GAAGCTTTGAGGAATAATTATGCTTCAGGGTCTACGGGCACTGTTGCTCTGATAGTAAATGGTCgattgttagttggttttgttGGTGACTCAAAGGCTCTTTTGTGCTCAAACAGAAGTCTTGCTTCTCAGGGTGGCGAAG GCACTTCAATGAGGACTTCCTATGTTCAGGAATTGACAAAAGATCATCATCCAGATAGAGAAGATGAAAAAGCTCGAATAGAAACTGCTGGTGGTTTTGTCCACACCTGGGGTGTGCCTCGTGTTAATGGCATATTGGCTATGACCAGAGCTATTGGTGATCTGAGCTTGAGGAG ATTTGGAGTCATAGCCGAACCTGAAGTGATTGCATGGCAAACTCTAACCACTGATAACAGCTTTTTGGTGATAGGATCTGATGGTATATTTGAAGGGCTGACTCCTGCAAATGTTTGTGCTATTTTACATAATAATGCCTGTAAACCAGGGACTACAGAGTCCAGTGGCTCATCTTCCTGTTTGGCCCCATCAGCATTAGCTAATCGTATTGTTAACAATGCATATGAGAACGGCAGCCATGACAACATATCTGTTATCGTGATTCACCTGGAGTCAGCTTATCATTCTCAATAG
- the LOC113733134 gene encoding probable protein phosphatase 2C 51 isoform X4, with protein sequence MKIPFLGNDGQKNVSVGVAAVFDGHGGAEASEFASKKFLSYFYLNVLFNIYKQASPHKGNDEANQNKSSVESRSGTTSSLIDDTSLYDILNEALIRTFRDIDSEFTREALRNNYASGSTGTVALIVNGRLLVGFVGDSKALLCSNRSLASQGGEGTSMRTSYVQELTKDHHPDREDEKARIETAGGFVHTWGVPRVNGILAMTRAIGDLSLRRFGVIAEPEVIAWQTLTTDNSFLVIGSDGIFEGLTPANVCAILHNNACKPGTTESSGSSSCLAPSALANRIVNNAYENGSHDNISVIVIHLESAYHSQ encoded by the exons ATGAAGATTCCTTTCTTGG GTAATGATGGGCAGAAGAATGTTAGTGTTGGTGTAGCAGCAGTTTTTGATGGTCATGGAGGTGCTGAAGCTAGTGAATTTGCTTCCAAAaagtttttgagttatttttacCTAAATGTTTTGTTTAACATCTACAAGCAAGCATCCCCCCACAAGGGCAATGACGAAGCAAATCAAAACAAAAGTAGTGTTGAGAG CAGATCAGGTACAACATCATCTTTGATTGATGATACATCCTTATATGACATTTTAAATGAAGCTTTAATAAGGACATTCCGAGACATTGATTCAGAATTTACTCGG GAAGCTTTGAGGAATAATTATGCTTCAGGGTCTACGGGCACTGTTGCTCTGATAGTAAATGGTCgattgttagttggttttgttGGTGACTCAAAGGCTCTTTTGTGCTCAAACAGAAGTCTTGCTTCTCAGGGTGGCGAAG GCACTTCAATGAGGACTTCCTATGTTCAGGAATTGACAAAAGATCATCATCCAGATAGAGAAGATGAAAAAGCTCGAATAGAAACTGCTGGTGGTTTTGTCCACACCTGGGGTGTGCCTCGTGTTAATGGCATATTGGCTATGACCAGAGCTATTGGTGATCTGAGCTTGAGGAG ATTTGGAGTCATAGCCGAACCTGAAGTGATTGCATGGCAAACTCTAACCACTGATAACAGCTTTTTGGTGATAGGATCTGATGGTATATTTGAAGGGCTGACTCCTGCAAATGTTTGTGCTATTTTACATAATAATGCCTGTAAACCAGGGACTACAGAGTCCAGTGGCTCATCTTCCTGTTTGGCCCCATCAGCATTAGCTAATCGTATTGTTAACAATGCATATGAGAACGGCAGCCATGACAACATATCTGTTATCGTGATTCACCTGGAGTCAGCTTATCATTCTCAATAG
- the LOC113733153 gene encoding ETO1-like protein 1 → MRTFFASESCKETELNSINPQSWLQVERGKLSKISFESNSSIESLIKVPEPSILPYFKPVDYVEVLARLHEELEACSSQERSNLYLLQYQVFKGLGEVKLRRTSLHSAWIKASSVYERLVFGAWLKYEKQGEELISDLMSSCGKCAKEFGMIDVASELPASSNLFSSGTIVDNGKAVSGQVSFRIGNERILCDRQKIAGLSAPFHAMFNGCFTESSLEEIDMSENNISPLGMRAISEFSVAGCLNEVPPNLLLEILVFANKFCCERLKDSCDRKLASLVSSRQDAVELMEYALEENSPVLAASCFQVFLHELPESLNDSQVVKLLCNSNREQRSIMVGSAAFSLYYLLGEVSLNLDPRSDRTVCILEQLVDSAETTQQKMVAYHQLGCVRLLRKEYNKAEQLFQAALEAGHIYSVVGLARINHIKGNKQWAYEKLSSVISSHSPLGWMYQERSLYCEGERRWEDLEKATEFDPTLVYPYMYRAASLMRKQDAQAALSEINRILGFKLALECLELRFCFYLALEDYQSAICDIQAILTLAPHYRMFDGRVAASQLRTLVREHVENWTTADCWLQLYDKWSSVDDIGSLSVIYQMLESDAAKGVLYFRQSLLLLRLNCPEAAMRSLQLARQHASSDHERLVYEGWILYDTGHCAEGLWKAEESISLQRSFEAFFLKAYALADSCLDPSCSSVVVALLDEALKCPSDRLRKGQALNNLGSVYVDCGKLDAAADCYINALKIRHTRAHQGLARVHFLRNDKNAAYEEMTKLIEKARNNASAYEKRSEYCERELAKADLEMVTRLDPLRVYPYRYRAAVLMDNHQTKEAIAELSRAIAFKADLHLLHLRAAFHEHVGNVMGALRDCRAALSVDPNHQEMLEFHSRVNSREP, encoded by the exons ATGAGAACGTTCTTTGCTTCCGAGTCTTGCAAAGAGACAGAGCTCAATTCTATTAATCCGCAGTCATGGCTTCAAGTTGAAAGAGGCAAGCTGTCTAAAATCTCGTTCGAGTCAAATTCCTCCAT AGAATCTCTCATTAAGGTACCCGAGCCTTCCATTTTGCCATATTTTAAACCTGTTGATTATGTGGAAGTTTTAGCTCGACTTCATGAAGAACTTGAGGCATGTTCTTCTCAAGAGAGGTCAAATCTCTACTTGTTGCAGTATCAGGTATTTAAGGGTCTGGGGGAAGTCAAATTAAGGCGAACCAGTCTGCACTCAGCTTGGATAAAAGCTAGCTCTGTTTATGAGAGGCTTGTGTTTGGGGCATGGCTAAAGTACGAGAAACAAGGTGAAGAGCTCATTTCTGATCTGATGTCATCTTGCGGAAAATGTGCAAAGGAATTTGGGATGATAGATGTTGCCTCTGAGCTACCTGCAAGCTCTAACTTATTTTCATCTGGCACTATTGTGGACAACGGGAAAGCTGTTTCGGGACAAGTTTCTTTCCGGATTGGGAATGAGAGAATACTGTGTGACAGGCAGAAAATTGCTGGCCTTTCAGCTCCATTTCATGCCATGTTTAATGGGTGTTTTACAGAATCGTCTCTTGAGGAGATTGATATGTCTGAAAACAACATTTCCCCTTTAGGAATGAGGGCGATTAGCGAATTTAGCGTAGCAGGATGTCTAAATGAAGTACCTCCCAACCTCTTGTTGGAGATACTGGTATTTGCCAACAAATTTTGCTGTGAAAGATTAAAGGATTCTTGTGATAGAAAACTTGCTTCCCTGGTATCTTCCAGGCAAGATGCAGTGGAACTCATGGAGTATGCTCTTGAAGAAAATTCCCCTGTTCTTGCTGCATCATGTTTCCAAGTCTTTCTACATGAACTTCCTGAGTCTCTGAATGACAGTCAGGTAGTCAAGTTGTTGTGCAATTCAAATAGGGAGCAAAGGTCAATTATGGTTGGCTCAGCGGCATTCTCTCTCTATTATTTATTAGGTGAAGTCTCCCTCAACCTTGATCCAAGGTCAGACAGAACAGTTTGTATCTTAGAACAGTTGGTTGACTCTGCAGAAACTACTCAGCAGAAAATGGTGGCATATCATCAGTTGGGATGTGTTAGACTCCTTAGAAAAGAATATAACAAAGCTGAACAACTCTTTCAGGCTGCTTTAGAAGCAGGCCATATTTATTCTGTAGTTGGATTGGCTAGAATAAACCACATCAAGGGTAATAAACAATGGGCTTATGAGAAACTCAGTTCAGTCATTTCCTCTCATTCGCCACTAGGATGGATGTATCAAGAGAGATCACTATACTGTGAAGGTGAAAGGAGATGGGAAGACCTTGAGAAAGCAACTGAGTTTGACCCAACCCTAGTTTACCCCTACATGTATAGGGCAGCATCCTTAATGAGGAAACAAGATGCACAAGCTGCCCTCAGTGAAATCAATCGCATTCTTGGCTTCAAACTGGCATTAGAGTGCTTGGAACTGCGATTTTGCTTCTACCTAGCCCTTGAGGACTATCAATCAGCAATATGTGATATTCAAGCTATCCTTACACTTGCACCACATTATAGGATGTTTGATGGACGGGTTGCTGCATCCCAACTCCGGACTCTTGTGCGCGAGCACGTTGAGAATTGGACGACAGCAGACTGCTGGCTTCAGCTATATGATAAATGGTCTTCAGTTGATGACATTGGATCACTTTCTGTGATATACCAAATGCTCGAATCTGATGCCGCAAAAGGAGTTCTATACTTCAGACAGTCCTTGCTTCTGCTTAG GTTGAATTGTCCTGAAGCAGCCATGCGAAGTTTACAATTGGCTCGCCAACATGCATCAAGTGACCATGAGCGTCTAGTTTATGAGGGATGGATTTTGTATGATACAGGGCATTGCGCCGAAGGGCTTTGGAAAGCAGAGGAGTCTATTAGCCTTCAGAGGTCTTTTGAAGCCTTCTTCTTAAAAGCCTATGCATTGGCTGACTCTTGCCTGGACCCATCCTGTTCCTCCGTCGTTGTAGCTCTTCTTGACGAAGCCTTGAAATGCCCCTCAGATAGACTACGCAAAGGTCAG GCCCTGAACAATCTTGGGAGTGTCTATGTTGACTGTGGTAAACTAGATGCTGCAGCTGATTGCTACATCAATGCCCTCAAGATTCGACATACACGAGCCCACCAGGGCCTTGCTCGAGTCCATTTTCTGAGAAACGATAAGAATGCTGCCTACGAGGAGATGACAAAATTGATTGAGAAGGCCAGAAACAATGCATCTGCATATGAGAAGAGGTCAGAGTACTGCGAACGTGAACTCGCAAAGGCAGATCTAGAGATGGTCACTCGTTTAGATCCGCTTCGAGTGTATCCCTACAGATACCGAGCTGCAG TTCTGATGGACAACCACCAGACGAAGGAAGCAATTGCAGAGCTATCGAGGGCAATCGCGTTTAAGGCAGACCTTCACCTACTACACCTGCGTGCTGCCTTCCATGAACACGTTGGCAATGTAATGGGAGCTCTGCGAGATTGTCGAGCTGCGCTCTCAGTTGATCCCAACCATCAAGAAATGCTTGAATTTCATAGCCGTGTCAACAGCCGGGAACCATGA
- the LOC113733166 gene encoding protein TIFY 4B-like isoform X2, translating to MPPEEPLSKSPLDKPLQQLTEDDISQLTREDCRRYLKEKGMRRPSWNKSQAIQQVISLKTLLEPPTSDSDSAAGTCKKRYIPRPRFDNLNNNNNNKNDNPSLNSATRGTSADAEVSESAEEAVPYEGGKDVEKPDVSGRLLVGDSDSTPPRNTDSSNTPVGQMTIFYCGRVNVYDDVPADKAQALLHLAASPLHLPQEPLIDSSLALLSTRHLQATSVKASPDSAVILLPNTQTVKMNESTRLHGEEYKFPEDNPDVPASRKASVQRYLEKRKDRCEKMRGKTQTHKAPS from the exons ATGCCACCGGAAGAACCCCTTTCCAAGTCACCTCTCGATAAGCCTCTCCAACAACTTACCGAAGACGACATTTCTCAGCTCACTCGAGAAGATTGCCGCCGTTACCTCAAGGAGAAAG GGATGAGACGGCCGTCTTGGAACAAATCACAGGCGATCCAGCAAGTTATATCACTTAAAACGCTCCTAGAGCCCCCGACATCGGATTCAGACTCCGCCGCTGGCACCTGCAAGAAGCGCTACATTCCCCGTCCCCGTTTTGATAAtctcaacaacaacaacaacaacaaaaatgataatcccTCTTTGAACAGT GCAACCAGGGGAACCAGCGCCGATGCTGAAGTTTCTGAGTCGGCGGAAGAAGCAGTGCCGTATGAGGGTGGGAAGGATGTAGAAAAGCCTGATGTTTCTGGCCGTCTCCTTGTGGGGGACAGTGACTCGACTCCCCCAAG GAATACAGATTCCTCAAACACTCCAGTAGGACAGATGACAATCTTCTATTGTGGTAGAGTGAACGTGTATGATGATGTCCCAGCTGACAAg GCACAAGCACTTTTGCATCTTGCTGCAAGCCCACTTCATTTGCCTCAGGAACCTCTCATTGACAGTTCTCTGGCGCTGCTTTCTACACGCCACCTACAGGCAACAAGTGTAAAAGCAAGTCCAGATTCTGCTGTTATACTACTGCCAAATACACAAACAG TTAAAATGAATGAGAGCACTCGGCTGCATGGAGAAGAATACAAGTTTCCTGAAGACAATCCTG ATGTCCCAGCAAGCAGAAAGGCTTCAGTTCAAAGATATCTTGAGAAGCGGAAAGACAG ATGTGAAAAAATGAGAGGGAAAACACAGACACACAAGGCACCTAGTTAG
- the LOC113733166 gene encoding protein TIFY 4B-like isoform X1 encodes MPPEEPLSKSPLDKPLQQLTEDDISQLTREDCRRYLKEKGMRRPSWNKSQAIQQVISLKTLLEPPTSDSDSAAGTCKKRYIPRPRFDNLNNNNNNKNDNPSLNSATRGTSADAEVSESAEEAVPYEGGKDVEKPDVSGRLLVGDSDSTPPRNTDSSNTPVGQMTIFYCGRVNVYDDVPADKAQALLHLAASPLHLPQEPLIDSSLALLSTRHLQATSVKASPDSAVILLPNTQTVKMNESTRLHGEEYKFPEDNPDVPASRKASVQRYLEKRKDRFKSKRKVGTMPTTSLDVYLNHQMGHQFPNEHPSRTDPCSPPQIRPSNAPIRCSSMENNLTGNANFSAGIKDKDVKK; translated from the exons ATGCCACCGGAAGAACCCCTTTCCAAGTCACCTCTCGATAAGCCTCTCCAACAACTTACCGAAGACGACATTTCTCAGCTCACTCGAGAAGATTGCCGCCGTTACCTCAAGGAGAAAG GGATGAGACGGCCGTCTTGGAACAAATCACAGGCGATCCAGCAAGTTATATCACTTAAAACGCTCCTAGAGCCCCCGACATCGGATTCAGACTCCGCCGCTGGCACCTGCAAGAAGCGCTACATTCCCCGTCCCCGTTTTGATAAtctcaacaacaacaacaacaacaaaaatgataatcccTCTTTGAACAGT GCAACCAGGGGAACCAGCGCCGATGCTGAAGTTTCTGAGTCGGCGGAAGAAGCAGTGCCGTATGAGGGTGGGAAGGATGTAGAAAAGCCTGATGTTTCTGGCCGTCTCCTTGTGGGGGACAGTGACTCGACTCCCCCAAG GAATACAGATTCCTCAAACACTCCAGTAGGACAGATGACAATCTTCTATTGTGGTAGAGTGAACGTGTATGATGATGTCCCAGCTGACAAg GCACAAGCACTTTTGCATCTTGCTGCAAGCCCACTTCATTTGCCTCAGGAACCTCTCATTGACAGTTCTCTGGCGCTGCTTTCTACACGCCACCTACAGGCAACAAGTGTAAAAGCAAGTCCAGATTCTGCTGTTATACTACTGCCAAATACACAAACAG TTAAAATGAATGAGAGCACTCGGCTGCATGGAGAAGAATACAAGTTTCCTGAAGACAATCCTG ATGTCCCAGCAAGCAGAAAGGCTTCAGTTCAAAGATATCTTGAGAAGCGGAAAGACAG GTTTAAGAGCAAGAGAAAGGTAGGAACGATGCCAACGACTAGCTTGGACGTCTACTTAAACCATCAGATGGGGCATCAGTTCCCAAATGAGCACCCAAGTAGGACTGACCCATGCTCCCCACCCCAAATTAGACCATCTAATGCACCTATAAGGTGCAGCTCAATGGAGAATAATTTAACCGGGAATGCAAATTTTTCCGCTGGCATTAAAGACAAAG ATGTGAAAAAATGA
- the LOC113733166 gene encoding protein TIFY 4B-like isoform X3, whose amino-acid sequence MPPEEPLSKSPLDKPLQQLTEDDISQLTREDCRRYLKEKGMRRPSWNKSQAIQQVISLKTLLEPPTSDSDSAAGTCKKRYIPRPRFDNLNNNNNNKNDNPSLNSATRGTSADAEVSESAEEAVPYEGGKDVEKPDVSGRLLVGDSDSTPPRNTDSSNTPVGQMTIFYCGRVNVYDDVPADKAQALLHLAASPLHLPQEPLIDSSLALLSTRHLQATSVKASPDSAVILLPNTQTVKMNESTRLHGEEYKFPEDNPDVPASRKASVQRYLEKRKDR is encoded by the exons ATGCCACCGGAAGAACCCCTTTCCAAGTCACCTCTCGATAAGCCTCTCCAACAACTTACCGAAGACGACATTTCTCAGCTCACTCGAGAAGATTGCCGCCGTTACCTCAAGGAGAAAG GGATGAGACGGCCGTCTTGGAACAAATCACAGGCGATCCAGCAAGTTATATCACTTAAAACGCTCCTAGAGCCCCCGACATCGGATTCAGACTCCGCCGCTGGCACCTGCAAGAAGCGCTACATTCCCCGTCCCCGTTTTGATAAtctcaacaacaacaacaacaacaaaaatgataatcccTCTTTGAACAGT GCAACCAGGGGAACCAGCGCCGATGCTGAAGTTTCTGAGTCGGCGGAAGAAGCAGTGCCGTATGAGGGTGGGAAGGATGTAGAAAAGCCTGATGTTTCTGGCCGTCTCCTTGTGGGGGACAGTGACTCGACTCCCCCAAG GAATACAGATTCCTCAAACACTCCAGTAGGACAGATGACAATCTTCTATTGTGGTAGAGTGAACGTGTATGATGATGTCCCAGCTGACAAg GCACAAGCACTTTTGCATCTTGCTGCAAGCCCACTTCATTTGCCTCAGGAACCTCTCATTGACAGTTCTCTGGCGCTGCTTTCTACACGCCACCTACAGGCAACAAGTGTAAAAGCAAGTCCAGATTCTGCTGTTATACTACTGCCAAATACACAAACAG TTAAAATGAATGAGAGCACTCGGCTGCATGGAGAAGAATACAAGTTTCCTGAAGACAATCCTG ATGTCCCAGCAAGCAGAAAGGCTTCAGTTCAAAGATATCTTGAGAAGCGGAAAGACAG ATGA